Genomic window (Streptomyces sp. LX-29):
CAGCCCGACTCGTCTGCCGCCCCTTCGGGGGCAGGCCCCTGATCAGGTCTTTTGCCTGGTCAGGGGGCCACTTTCATCTCCCTGGAGCCGAGTAATCACTGCTCACTCTTTGTGACTGTTTCCGGGTGTTTCTCGGTGCTGTGTGGCGATCCTGTGGCGGTGCCTGGGCTGCTGAGCCGGTCCAGGTCAGTGCCCTAACTTGAGGCAACGCGTCAAGGACCTCCTCGTCAGCAGGAGGGCTTTGACGCGTTCAGGCTCGGTCAGGTGTCTAGAGCTCGCCGCGCTTCACAGCGTCGACGAAGGACGACCAGCCGTCGGAGGAGAAGACCAGGGCAGGGCCCTCGGGGTTCTTGCTGTCACGGACAGGCACGACGCCGGACGGAGAGACGAGGTTTGCGGCGACCTCGACGCACTGGCCGCCGTTGCTGCTGTAGGAGGACTTGAACCAGCGGGGGGAAACGGTAGTCACAGGATGCCCTTTCGTGCCTGCTCAATCATGGCCGCGGATGTCGCCTGAGAAAGCGCCTCGGCCTGTAGTTGATGGTAGGCCGTCATCAGAGGCTGAACGAACCTCATATCGCGCTCTAGCCGCCCTTGCTGTGCAGACTCGGCGTACGCGATATGGGACCGATCGGTGAGGGTGAGCAACGTTACTGGTAGGTCGAACGCCCTTCGCTCCCCAAGATCGTAGGGAGCCACTTGGAGGATCGTAGAGGGCAGCTCGGCGAACGCGGCAAGCCGGTCCAACTGCGCCGCCATGACTCGGGTGCCACCCACCACGCGCCGTATGCAGCTCTCGTCAAGAACCACGTGCACCAGTGGTGCGGGAGTCCGATCCAGCGACGCCTGCCGTCGAGCGAGGAGCGTTAGCCGTTCCTCTGCCTGCTGTTCCGTGATCGCTCCGCGCCGCACGGCACCCGTCGTGATGGCTGCGGCGTACTCCGGTGTCTGAAGCAACCCCGGAATGATGCCCAGCTCAAAGAGCCTGATCTCTGCCGCGCGTACCTCATGAGCAACGAACTCGGGGAATCCCTCAAGTATCGCGGTGTGCCATACGGCCCGCCCCCGACGTTCGAGCTGATCCCCCGTGCCAAGGGCCCTGTCAGCACTTGCCGCGAAGCGGGGAGTTGGAGGACGCCGACCAGTTTCGACGGCGGAGATGTGCGTTCCGGAGCACCCCATCCGCTCGCCTAGCTCGTCCTGCGTCCAGCCGCGCTCGTCGCGCAACGCGCGTAACCGCTGGCCGAAGCGCTCACCGGGCGACCCTTCAGGGTCCAGTTCTTTGCGGTTCACCATCTAGGCGCCCAACTCCCCGAGCAATCCGCGCAAGTTGAAGACCGCCCGACTGTAGTCCACGCTGGACATCCCTCGGTAGTGAAGGTGCTACGGAGAGGAGTAGCTCAGGAGTCCGATCAGCGGCAGGTGCGTGACGCCCTAGCGACTTCCGCTCAGCCGCGCTGCATCTCGCGCAGGCCGCTGAACAGCTCACCAC
Coding sequences:
- a CDS encoding DUF397 domain-containing protein → MTTVSPRWFKSSYSSNGGQCVEVAANLVSPSGVVPVRDSKNPEGPALVFSSDGWSSFVDAVKRGEL
- a CDS encoding helix-turn-helix transcriptional regulator produces the protein MVNRKELDPEGSPGERFGQRLRALRDERGWTQDELGERMGCSGTHISAVETGRRPPTPRFAASADRALGTGDQLERRGRAVWHTAILEGFPEFVAHEVRAAEIRLFELGIIPGLLQTPEYAAAITTGAVRRGAITEQQAEERLTLLARRQASLDRTPAPLVHVVLDESCIRRVVGGTRVMAAQLDRLAAFAELPSTILQVAPYDLGERRAFDLPVTLLTLTDRSHIAYAESAQQGRLERDMRFVQPLMTAYHQLQAEALSQATSAAMIEQARKGIL